TGAAAACATTCTTACATCCAACGATTCCAAATCTAGAGACTAGAGCCCCCATTTTCCAAGTTCATGATCTACAAGAGCGTTGCACGCCTGCTTCGCAGATCACAATCACCCTCCCAACTTCTAGATAATTTTAAACCACATATGAATTACTAGAAGAGTATGTATAACTAGAAAGTGGTAAGAGCCTTAGTATTTGTGGTATGCTCCACCCAGGTTTAAGGTTCaaacccttgggtgcaaacaatttctttagcaatgggcgattttttttcaattacttGAGGTGCaattacgatttttttttttttgataattaataagatatttttttactaataaTAGGCACAGCCtaagtacacaggatgtatacaaaggaaatacctactaaACTCTAGAAAGCAGGACAACTAAAATAGATTTAGTACAATATCATCATTCCTTGCAAAGATCTTAGCCCACAAactcaaaaatagaaaataaaaatttccgAAGATCTTCGAAAGAATGCCctgtcttcaaaacatctctcattcctttccagccaaagacaccacattaaacacaaaggaatcattctcCATCTAGCAGCTACACATTTCCTTTCCTCAAAGCCATGCCAACATGCAAGAAGATCCACAACttccttaggcatcacccaaaaTAAACTCGTCCAACCAataatctcattccacaaagacttagccacctcacaatgtagaaatagatgatttacagattcaccatccttcTTACACATGACACACCAATCAACTATACACAAACCACGTTTTCTAAGGTTATCCGTGGTCAATAGTTTCCCTAAAGCAACCACCCAACTGAAAAGCGCCACCTTAGTAGGTACCTCCACCCTCCAATGCTTTCACAGGGGAATACACAGCCCAAATGACAATTAAGCACCTTACAAAAAGAACTGACTGAAAACCTGGAATTTCCAGCATGGTCCCACGGTAGCCTGTACTCTCTTCCTTGCATCACTTTTGAATTATAAATTCTTCCCAAAAAATCTGAAACAACATTCACTTCCCAGTCATTTGCATCTCTAATAAAGTCAACACTCCATAGAATATTATTATCTGTACATTGAAGATAATTTGCCACAACAGCATTTTGATCCCTTGCAAACCTATAAAGAGATGGAAAATCAGATTTGAGAGCTGattccccacaccaaatgtcatgccaaaagagaATCCCCTTCCCTTCCTTCCTCTTCCCTTCCCCCaccttaaatttaatatgtttagaAAACTCCCCCAACCTTTCCTAATAAGCTTCTATAAACTCAACCAATACGCTCCTctaacttcattagaacaccaagCCCCACACCCACTCCCATATTTAACACAAAATTCTTTGCCGATAGCATGTGCACCCTAGAATTAGTCGAGCCTTTGTTCCAGATACCCAGTACCAATATAAAAATAGCATGAATCAACAACAGCCCTCTCCTTGCCTTTATCTCTAAAGGCAATTGCAAATAATTCTTTGCCGATAGCACGTGCACCCTAGAATTAGTCGAGCCTTTGTTCCAGATACCCGGTACCAATATAAAAATAGCACGAATCAACATCACATCTTGTACTGAATTAATTTCGATAGTCATCGGACATCAGCAGATAATAACACAAATTCACCAATAATATTAATGTCGGAACATGTCGCATCGAAATGCAAGCGTTCTAGAAAATCACAATGTGATTGAGATTGTTACCTCGATGGATCTGCGTGCGCTGCCAACCATGGCTCGACCATCGACGCCCCAAACGTGTCCACAATATGAGACTTCTTAAACTCGCCACCGCTACCCCCGCCGCCCCGCACATTCCCCATCGACTTACTACACTCGGCCAAATTCGCCTGCTTCCCCAACCAATTCAATACCTTCACACCATCCTCGAATGCCGCCGGGTAACGATTCTCCGGCGCAAGCCGGTACCCCACTGCCACAATGATCACATCCAAGAGCTTTGCGATTCGCCGGCAAAAGAAATCGTTGGCCACTGAATCATTGCTCCCACTGACCCAACCGCCACCATGAAATTGCAATATCACCGGTAATTTACGACGATTCTCCGGCAACGGAGAGTACCCTCTGTAAACTCCTCCGCCAGAGCTCGACATCAAATTCAAACCGTCCATGTCATTGGCGGAACCGTGGCTATTCCTTCTAGGCTCTTCCTTAGGGTTGCTGGGAATGTTGGGATGGCCATAGCTGTTCCGGCGCAAAGAGTAATAGTGAGAATTGGATGAGTCGAGTTGGGGCGAACCTGGACCGATATCGAGATCTGAATCGGATCCGGGGCGTTTTGCGATGGGGAGATGGGATTTGGATCTGggagggtggtggtggtgcgATTTCGAGCCGGTCTCGGGTGCGTTTAGAGCGGATTCCGGGAGGAATATACGGATTGAGAGGGAGGTGAAGGGGTCTATGTGGATGTCCTTGGTGGCGATGCCGTCGGTGAACGAAGGGTTAGCGGCGGCAATGGTCTCCTCGGGGCGGGAGGTGACTCCGAATGGGTCGGACTCTTCGGGAGAAGACTGGATCCGATTTTGCAGCCGGTGCTTCAAGAGGAACTTGAAGAAGACGCTATAGAGCTTCACAGCTACGCTTGGCATTTCCGGAAAGAAACGCGCTGTGTCTTCCTCTCAGGGATTGTTCTATACAAGGAGTGTGTGGCTTTTCAAATTACGGAAAAAAAAGCCATAGCTGACAAAGGATCAGAAACTATAGATGGATTATATGAGACACTGGGGTTTTGAAATTGAAGATTGCTTGATGCCGGGGCTTCAATGGCGTGGCGAGGTGAGAGACAGGGAGAGAGAGGTGCGCGATAGTGATGGGCTTGCTTTGGCTATGCATGCAAGTTTAGGCTGTTTCTTCGGCTCATTcaaagattttctttttcctcaggGTTTTCGTATTGAATTCGAAGATGTGCCGAGTGCTTATCCGTGCCAGGTGTGAATATGCGGGAGAGCCAGATTCGTATGTGGTGTATTTTCGTGCAACCATGCTCGGATATTGGTCCTCGCCAATAGAATCAAAGATAGATTCCATcgatattgttttaatttttaaaatgagtaatgctacatacagttatttttgcaCACTCTCAGcgcactctactgatatgattggctggattaatttttttttaatacacaacaaatcatatcactggagtgcgcAAAGGAGTCCGCGAAAataactgcatataaaattttccttttaaaatttgaactgCTTGGTCATCACGGTATTCAAGATAGATAGGTTAGAATCTAGGGCGTTTATTGTAATTTACTGAATTTGGAGCTATGAGGTCTCATTATAGTTATCATTGCATTACCCAACATTTAAGATACATAATTGCTTTGtttgtattaaaattaaatactaGTAGAtaattataaatcttttatCTTATCGCCTAGAAAATCTATCCATCAAACCGACTGATTTACAATTAAATCgcttgaaatttaatttaagaaaactgttttaatcacaaaatttacaaattgatgtaaattgatatgatatatcatattgtataaaataaatataatatatcatatcaattCACGACATCAAATTTATAGAATAATAATCCAAACGAGTAGTAAATTTGTCAATCATGCAACCGTATTAAAATTGTCAAGacatattctattttttaggGGTGAAAACAGTACGGTCTGAAGGGTGATGATTTTGATCTATCATTTTCTCCATATCGAACTGGATTGAACATCTTTAAGGACCAAACCAGACCAATAGCTATTGATCCGATTCAGTCTaaccctttttttaaaaatcaattaataaaaaaaaattatttaaaatactcaattaaaattaagtaacttattaaatgaaaattacgttataaattgtacaattattaatatatactagcactatatattataattatacattaaaaaatataataatatattgatctaaatatatataattatagacttAGTAGCAATACTATAACTAGTAAGtatactagtagtattactaatatactatatgttagtaataaatttgtaatactatattaaataatactatatgcagttatagtgatttaatactaacatattaaatttACCTTGGCTTGCAACCCGATCCACCAAATGCAGATGTTGGGCAGACCCGACCCGAAAAACAACGTAGTCGAAATTGATATGACCCGACCCAACATGTTGCAGGTCGGATAAGAAAATTCTAGAACTAAACGCTGCATTTCACCTCtttccttttcccttctttcattttctatgTAGCGACACCCCACAACCCACTTCCATCGTTCTCGCTACCAAAGAACCATCAAAAGGCACACTCTTGAATCTCAAATCGAGTCGATGTTGTTTTCGAATCCAAAGAAAATCAAGAGGGGAGTATGGGCGAGGACAAGGAATACGATCTTGGAGCAACGATTATGGAGAGAAATGGGAGTATGGGCGAGGAGAATGAATACGATCTTGGAGCAGCAatcatggagagagagagagagagagagagagagagagagagagagagagagtagggtGTTTTTGCAGGGAAGAAAGGTTGAAAGAgtgggatttttttttgttctaaaCTTCTGAAATCGCTGCTCCAAAATCATGATTTTACTGAAAAGTATAACTAATACAAGTGGTAATAGTAATACGTACGTAGTTTAGATGTGGAACCTCAAGTTTCAGCTAATGAACCATCACGAAGCCAAGTGGAATGATCCAAAAATGTTTAATATTTAGCAGATCAGCATCTTTGACAATGCACGAAATTATCGAGATAGAAGAAACTATGGCCTGTGACTTTCACTCCTTTTCACCTTACTCACACAAGTTGTAATTTCCTTGCTCGTTccttttttctaaaattctgAAATCGTCCATATACTCCAGCAGCAGCTCTTAATGTCCAGGGGTGTGGCCGAAGCAAGTGATTCTAGGTTGATTTTTGAGatatgttagggtttgagaacAAGGGAGAAATGGGGACAGTTTCAACGGGTTGGTCAGTTTCGACTTGTAATTAACCCAGTAAATGGTTTGACCTATTGAACCTGACTTTTGTTAGGTGGGCCCATGTTGGGTTTGTCGGATTGATCGAGCCAAGCCCTTTTATTCACAAgcttaagttaactatactaacagtactataaatttatacatgtactataatttatactataactcttataatatgttaacatattaatatatactaatactatatattatagttatatattaaagaatataatacttatataatattgtggtatattaataattaattatatacaattatttatataaataatatatataaataataaaatatatatttttattttcatatggtCCGGTCTGCCGGATGGACCGGATGAATtcaatccaataaaaattagACTGGATCAGACCAGACTAGACCCAATTCAATCCGGTCACCGGCCGAGTCTCACCCTTGCTCCTTTTGCGGTCAACACGAAAAGTTATTGCGTTCTTAATTTGCTAACTCAACATCAAGAAGTCCCAAAAATAAACACCCCCACCCCAACCCCAATTGATTTACAAAAGAAACGAGAGAGCCAATTCGTGGTAATCTAGAAGTTCATCTGGAGTCTTAGGTAATTAGTCTAGAAGAAAGACTTGGATGACATGAAGAGAATTCAAGTTGAATACGAGGAAAGCAATGAAATGGACGCTGTGTTCATACTGCCTACAAAACTCTTCCATCTTTAAACAATTTTATGTCAAAGCAATGGAACACccagtaaagaaaaaaaacaacaaagtttgataatatatattaataaatcagAAGATTTGAGCCTACTTCCATTGAaccaaatacacaaaaataaaataaaataaaataaaaatgtagcTCATACATGTCAAATTCGAACTCTTCCCCCTCGTTTCCTTTCCCAACTACTTTGCAGACTAAATCTTCATTACCAAGGCGATCTGCAGCAACCATTTGCTTTGTCCATCCAATTGAATATATACAATCCAGACGTGCTAAACCGAAATGGGGCTGCTTCGTACCCCCATGCAATGCCATCTTTGACTTTGTGGTTCAATCACCTGGCAAACCAACAATACAGAATGTGATCAACCAAGGAACTAATATCTAGCAAAAACTAATTTGATCTCTCATAACTTAAATCACAAAGTCTGTTTATGGTTGCATACCAATTTATGTTTCAAACCGCTAGAATCTGACACGCAGAAACCTCTCTCTAGCCAGAAGGTGCACGAGTGGCATTTCTTGGAGAGACAAGCACTGCTTCTTTAACTGAAACTTTCATTGAAGCCATTTCTTCTAAGCGCTTCCATGTGGCTTCGCGtttcaatttcatttcattctctTGTGCCTCATCTTCCTGAAACTTGAGCAAACATTCCTCAAAAAGCTCAGGGTCGGTATCAGAGAAAATTTTGCGAACGTTTAATGTCAAGTTCTGTACTGCCAGGTTCCAGTGGTTTCTTGAATTTCTCTCCAATGCAGGGAAGATAATTGGCAGTATAACATTGCGATTCTGTTTGATTAGGTTCTCAATGTGATCGTTGTTCCATAAAAACAAAGCCCTCTCCGCCACCTGTATAGAAAGGATATACACATCACGGTAACTGGCTAGCTAGACCGATTAACCAAGAAGGGTTTCTCATTTGGTATTTGATGTATGACTTCAGAGTGAACTAAATTCAGGAATCGTAGGGGATATAATTTAAACCAGCATCACTTACAAGGATCTAATTTTGCTGTGGCATAAGgtcttttataaataatattatgacaACACTTAAGGTATTTATTTGATGTATGTGGCCAAAGACTATAATTAGCTTCGCATACAATTGATATTTCTGAAGAAGCCCATGATCTGGAAGCCCAGAttctagaaagaaaaaatttatgagAAGCTTGTGCATGCACACGGGAAGAGGGGGCATATAGAGTTCAGAACCAAGAATTATATATCTGACTACCTACAACGAGCACATACTACCAAAAAAAACCTCAGAATTTCTCCATAGATACCTAAGAATGAAAAGATACCCCTTACCTAATAAGCGTatacatttttttgataagtataagAATCAAGCGTAAATACAAAGCAATTGAACATTATTGttaagaataattctatttgaaaacCTTTACACCACGCACCATTTATATGACATATTTTGAtttggaatataaattttaaaatttgaatcttacaaataaaattataccaCGTGGATGGTATATGGTGTAAAGGCCTTCAAATAGCACTACTCTATTGTTaattaaggcctcgtttggttacacataccatctcatctaatctcatttaatcattacaattttcttaaactctacacaaaatacaataaacaattcaattttttcaaatctcaaaataaaaataatattaaaaaattatatatatattttttatatatataatgtcggggaacctttcaaaggcagggccctttggacccacccttGTAAAGTAAACCCCGATCCCGTACATAGCACCCtcagaagtttccctacacggaactgttaaaaaattatattctaataatattttattcaactttcatcccACTTCATCTATGTAACTAAACGAGGTCTAAAACCTTCTAAAATTTCAACCTAGTCTTTTATTTTacctatgaaaaaaattttcacCTAGTCTATACACGTTTTATTAAGCTATTCCATGAGAAGATTATAAAAGTAGAAAGTACACTAACACCATCACTACTACGTTAACCACAAAATTACTAGACATCAAAATTATTAAAGAGTAAAgataaagtatataaaaattattacttttttaatccaTTTAATTGGACTCTTGAGATTCAATTTACCAATGTTGCTACTGCAACTACCAATAATTCCTGGGCAGCCACCAACACTCCACAATTTAACCCTCGACCCTCTGCAAGACTACCATTAAGCCATGACAGTAAAACAAGCTCTAATATACCCATCTAGACTCTAGATTGCAGTACCATTTGCCACAATACAGTTACAGCACCATACCAGCACACCACCAGTAGCTCCTTGATGCTGCTGAAATAGTACCATTATCCCACAGCCAAAGAACAGCTCCATAATCACAGCCTAGTTACCAATACCATTCCGCTGATCAAGATCATCGTCACCATTTGTTGTTAGGCACCTCCAGAATCCTACTATGGCTTAGATTGGGCTAATACAACCAGTTATACCATGTCCATACATGGACAAATATGTTAATCACACTTAAGACACGTGAAATACTTAACAGGGATATCCAGACTGCATATATGCCTCAATTCAACCCCATGGTATTTGTGGTTCATAACCAGGCATGCATATGCAATGGTGTTATGAACAGAAATGAGAACTCCCTAAATGAATCTATATCAATTCAAACCTGGCCACGCGTTCAAGAGTCACCATTAGACATGACTTTCTCTTGGAATCCTAAGACCAAACGCTGAGTTTGGGGTTTGACGTGCACAGAATGGGTCACCATTAAACTCACTCAATCTCTCCGTTGAGTTGGATGGTACGTGGCGTTTTTCACGGCTGAGTTTGGGGGTTGACGTGCACAAAATGGGTCTCTCTAAGGAGTTGGTCGTTGATTCTAAATACTTTACACTCGTGAAAGAGGGTCATGTTGGTTATTACAGAGAGAAGTTGGAGGGTGGTGGCTAAGGTGGTTCTGGGACTTTCATCGGTGTAGTGGCTGGCTAAGGCCATGAAAGCATgcacaaaggaagaaaaaggggaTTTTTTCCCCACAGTTCAGGAAGGCAGCCACAGCTTTATAGCACAACGTTGTTTGAATGATCGAGGCCACTATATGGCGGTTGTGGAGGGAGGCGGAATTTTATCTTCATTCTTGAGGAAGTGGGCAGTGGTTGGAATAGGATGGGGGAGGCGCTGCGGGATTTTTTCTTCTACAGGAGAAGCAGCCACAGTGACGGAAACACAAAGAGGAAGGAGGTGACAGCTCAGCCGCGACATCATTCCTACAAGGAGAAAATGATGGTGGAGCAGCCTCATGTGTCTTGGAAAGGGAATGACAACATGTTAGGACAAAGAGGCGCTACTATGGGACATGGCTCTGACAGAGAGTCGCATCCAGCACAGTGGCAGGGTGGCAGTAGCAGACGTGTAGGAGGCATGGCAGAGGGGGAGACTCTGAGTACCTTGTTGGACGCCAAGCTCAACTAGATGTCCTGCAAAACAAAATAGATTGGTTAATAAGGAAGGAGATGGGCTCGGACAGCATGGATGTGGGTGCTGAGCGGATTAAAGCTAGGCCTCAGTCAGGTGGAGTTTCTGGTGAAGGGTATCCATTTCCATTGAACTGTTTGTTACCGAATGAGTTCGAGGTCTCTGATTGGGTGCTCAGAAAGGTAAAGGATATCCAACATGTTGTGGGAATGGAGTGTGAGTTATGAAGAGCAGTTTATGGCTATTCTCACGACCATTGAGGTGGGTCATTTTCAGTCTAAGAAGCTGGatccatccaagaaacaaaggGAGCTTAAGAGACTTAAATGGTCATTGAATGAGAGTAGCTCAAGCCATGATAGGTCCAAAGGGAAGGGGATTGTGTTTCctttatgaagccaaaaattgtGTCTTGGAACATTCGCGGGCTGAATGAGGTAAATAAGCATCTTTGCATAAAAAACTTGCTTCAGAAATGGAGGGCGGACATTGTTTGTTTACAAGAAACCAAGTTGAAATTGGTGACTAGAAAACTAGTGAGAAGTGTGTGGAGTTGCCCCTATGTAGATTGGGTTTATTTGGCTTCGAATGGGGCATCAATGGTATTCTTGTGATGTGGGATAAAAGGGTGGTGAAGAAAAGGGAGGATTTTGTAAGGGAATACACAGTGGCCTGTTCCTTTAAGTTGGTGGAGGATAATTTCTTATGGGCTTTTGTAAGTATATAGGGACCGAATGTTGATAGAAAAAGAAGATTATTGTGGGAAGAACTTGCTGGAATACATAGCTGGTGGGACCTCCTTTGGTGCATAGGTGGAGACTTTAACGTAATAAGGTTCCCTAGTGAATGATCTGGAGACAGTCGTCTATGCCCAGCCATGACAGATTTTTTAGATTGCATTTTTTTACTTGAATCTGGTGGATCCCTATAAGCTCCCACTTATAGGTGGTCCCTTTACCTGGTCTAATAGTCAGATATGGTCTCTGCTGGATAGATTCCTAATATCGCTGAATTGGGAAAGTCATTTTCCGGAGGTGTATTAGAAGAGATTGCCGCACCTCGACTCGGATCATTTTCCCATTTTGTTGGATGGAGGTTGTATTCAAGGAAGTCGTCATTATTTTAAGTTCAAAAACATGTAGCTTAAAAGCGAAGGCTTTGCGGACAGGGGAAGGCATTGGTGGTCATCTTATCAGTTCTATGATACCCCCTCCCAAATACTTGCAGGCAAACTAAAAGTTTTAAAGAATGATTTAAAACTTTGGAACTCTCAAACATTTGGAGACAAAGGGgagaaaagaaaatcatgatGGAGGAATTACAGGATCTCGAGAGGATTACTGAAGATAGAGTCTTCACCTCAGAGGAAGTCTCACGAAAGGCAGAGCTAGCCTCAGAGTTAGAAGGAGTATTATCTCTAGAGGAGATTTTTTGACGGCAGAAGTCAAAAGCACTTAGGTTGAAAGAAGGGGATCGAAACACAAAATTCTTTCATAAAGTGGCTAATTCTTATAGGAGAAATAATACCATTGAGATGCTAAAAATCAGTGGTAGAGACTGCATGGAGGCTCTTGTGATCCAGGACCATGTGGTGAGTTTCTTTGAACATTTATTTACAGAATGAGAGGGGTGGAGGCCAAAATTAGATGGACTCGGTTTCAATTCTATTGAGCCACAAACAATGTCTTGGTTGGAAAGATCTTTTGAGGAAGATGAGGTATATGATGTGGTCAGAAGAATGGTGAAAGACAAATCACCAGGTCCAAATGGCTTTTCAATGGGGTTTTTTCAAACATGTTGAGAGTTAGGGAAAGGACATTATGAATGTGTTCCAGGAATTGTTTTTGGTTGGGAATTTTAAGAAAAGCTTGAATGTTACTTTTATTGCTTTGATCCCGAAAAAGATCGGAGCATCGGAAGTGAAGGACTTTAGGCCCATTAGCCTCATAAATGGGGTATACAAAATCATTTCCAAGGTGCTTGCAAACAAGCAAAGGGAGGCCATCGGTAAGATAATTTCGAAGccacaaaatgcctttgtaaGGGATCGTCAAATCCTAGATTTTGACCTTATAGCCAATGAATGCCTGAATAGTAGATTAAAGTCTGGTATTGTAAAATTATCTGTAAACTAGATATGGAAAAGTCATATGATCATGTAAACTGAGACTTCCTTCTTTATTTGTTGAAGAGATGTGGCTTTAGGGAGAAATGGTGTGTGTGGATCAGATAGTGCATTTTAAACGGTTTATTCAGTAGCTCTCAAGgcctaagacaaggagatcccctGTTCCCACTTCTTTTTGTTGTCATCATGGAGGCCCGAAGTAGGATGTTATCGGTTGTGGTTAGAAACGGTTTCATGGCTAGATTTTCAATAGGTGATCCGAATAGGGGCCTTATCTCGACTTCCCATTTACTATTTGTAGATAACCCACTAATTTTCTACGAGGTAGAGCAAGACCAGCTTAGGGCACTGAAGGCGCTTCTTCTATGCTTCAAAGCAACGTCAGGGTTGAGAGTGAAGTTCGATAAATCAGAGTTAGTGCCAGTTGAGAGCATTAGTACTACTAGGCAATTGGCCAGCACACTTGGGTGTAAGGTCGCTTCTCTTCCTATGAAATATTTGAGATTGTCGTTGGGGGCTGCCTCACGGGCCTTATCTATTTGGGATACAGTTATTGAGAAGATAGAATGAAGATTGGCAGGGTGGAAGAGATTGTACTTGTCGAAAGGAGGTTGGGTGACTCTAATCAAGAGCACTCTCTCAAACTTACCAATTTATTTTCTGTCTTTATTTCCAATTCCAGTTTGCGTGGTGGCACGGATTGAAAAACTCTATCGTTATTTCTTATGGAGTGGGATGGGGGACGAATTCAAGTTTCATCTAATCAGTTGGGATAAGGTGTGCATACCAATTCCTTTAGGTGGGTTGGAGATAAAGAACTTGAAAACATTTAATCGGACCcttcttgggaaatggctttggagatgcAATATGGAACCAAAAGCCCTTCGGAAACTGGTGGTCGATTGCAAACACAGTAGCTTATGAGGGGTTGGTGTACTAGAGATGGGAATGGGTCCCATGATGTGGGGGTTTGGAAGCACATAAGACGAAGGTGGAGGGTGTTTACTCGCCATACTAAATTTATGGTGGGGGAACGTACTCGTATAAAATTATGGAGGAGCATTTGGTGTGCGGAGGAGGCTCTAAAGAACTCTTTCTCATACGTTTTTTGAGTGGCATGTGATCAAGAAGCTTCGGTGGTGGACCTCATGGCTCATGGTTCGTTC
This is a stretch of genomic DNA from Carya illinoinensis cultivar Pawnee chromosome 3, C.illinoinensisPawnee_v1, whole genome shotgun sequence. It encodes these proteins:
- the LOC122302698 gene encoding probable carboxylesterase 11; translated protein: MPSVAVKLYSVFFKFLLKHRLQNRIQSSPEESDPFGVTSRPEETIAAANPSFTDGIATKDIHIDPFTSLSIRIFLPESALNAPETGSKSHHHHPPRSKSHLPIAKRPGSDSDLDIGPGSPQLDSSNSHYYSLRRNSYGHPNIPSNPKEEPRRNSHGSANDMDGLNLMSSSGGGVYRGYSPLPENRRKLPVILQFHGGGWVSGSNDSVANDFFCRRIAKLLDVIIVAVGYRLAPENRYPAAFEDGVKVLNWLGKQANLAECSKSMGNVRGGGGSGGEFKKSHIVDTFGASMVEPWLAAHADPSRCVLLGVSCGANIADYVARKAVEAGRLLDPVKVVAQVLMYPFFIGSVPTHSEIKLANSYFYDKAMCTLAWKLFLPEEEFSLDHPAANPLIPGRGPPLKLMPPTLTVVAEHDWMRDRAIAYSEELRKVNVDAPVLEYKDAVHEFATLDMLLKTPLAQACAEDIAIWVKKYISLRGHEFSY